The window TCATGTATTCTCCCCCATATCTTCTGATGGTATTTGCAAAAATGCATTGTCTGTCCTTAATGCATTAAGAGCTAAGTTAGAAGGTGGGCGTATGACAGCGTGATGACGCAAACGTGATCGTTTGTGATGTTGATGGCAACATGGTGCTTGCGCGTTGGGAATTTTGCACCCAGTGTTGTCGCCCATGTCAGAGTACGCTGTAATGTTAATTTAACAGACCGGAGAAATGTATGAAGAGTGTCCCCATAGAGCGTATTGCGGCATTGCAGGAACGGGGCGCATTGCTTTTGGTTGATGATCCTTATCCCATCCGGCCAGCAGCTCGCTGGGGCCATGGCAAGCCCCCTCACCCGTTTCTCGATCAGCTATTTGCTACAAACCGCGATTCATACACCCCTTTCCTCAAGGATATTGTATCCATGAGGGACTGTTTTTCCGCTATACCTTTTGATGCGCCAGAAGATTCCCCCGAGCCTCGCTGGAATCAGCCTTGGCTGCCTATTTTGGATGGAATGAGCATATATACGGCACTAGCTGTGCATGCCCCCAAAAGGTTCATTGAAGTGGGGTCGGGAAATTCTACCAAGTTTGCGGCAAAGGCCATTTCTGACCACAAGCTCTCTACGCAGATATTTTCCATTGATCCACAGCCAAGAAGTGAGGTTGACGGCCTTTGTCACCGTGCGTTGCGTTTTTCGCTTGAAACGCTGGACCTCTCATTCTTCAATCAAGTTGGTGAAGGGGATGTCGTTTTTGTTGACTGTAGCCATCGGGCCTTACAGAATTCCGATGTTACGGTGTTCTTTCTGGAAGTGCTTCCTGCTCTTCCTGCAGGGTGCTATGTTGGTATCCACGATATATGTCTGCCCATGGACTACCCTCCCGGGTGGGAAAGCAGGTACTACAGTGAACAGTATCTTCTGGCGTGCTCTTTGCTTTTCGGATCAGGGGCGTTCGAGATTCTGTTGCCGTCATACTATGTTTCCA is drawn from Desulfovibrio mangrovi and contains these coding sequences:
- a CDS encoding class I SAM-dependent methyltransferase, whose product is MKSVPIERIAALQERGALLLVDDPYPIRPAARWGHGKPPHPFLDQLFATNRDSYTPFLKDIVSMRDCFSAIPFDAPEDSPEPRWNQPWLPILDGMSIYTALAVHAPKRFIEVGSGNSTKFAAKAISDHKLSTQIFSIDPQPRSEVDGLCHRALRFSLETLDLSFFNQVGEGDVVFVDCSHRALQNSDVTVFFLEVLPALPAGCYVGIHDICLPMDYPPGWESRYYSEQYLLACSLLFGSGAFEILLPSYYVSTTPDLSQALSPLQELPNLNGRPPVGSIFWMRKK